Genomic segment of Candidatus Flexicrinis affinis:
GGCGTCGAGCGCAAGGACTTCAACAGCTACGGCGCGCGGCGCGGCAACGATCGCATCATGACGCGCGGCACGTTTGCCAATATCCGCCTGCGTAACCTCCTTGCGCCGGGCACAGAGGGTGGCGTAACGCATTACCTGCCGACCGGTGAGCTGATGAGTATCTATGACGCCGCGATGAAGTATCAAGCCGACGGCACTCCGCTGGTGATCCTGGCCGGCAAGGACTACGGCATGGGTTCCAGCCGCGACTGGGCCGCCAAGGGCACGTTCTTGCTCGGCGTCAAGGCGGTCATCGCGCAGAGTTTCGAGCGGATCCACCGGTCGAATCTGGTGATGATGGGCGTGCTGCCGCTGGTGTTCGAGGACGGGCAAAGCTGGCAGTCGCTCGGCATCGCCGGTAATGAGCACTTCCGCATTGAGGGGTTGGACGACAACATTCAGCCCAAGCAGAAGCTCACCGTCGTCGCCACCGGCGCCGACGGCAGCGAGAAGCGCTTCACCGCGACCGCCCGCGTCGATACGCCGGTCGAGGTCGAGTACTACAAGAACGGTGGCATCCTTCAGACCGTCCTGCGCAACTTCCTCAGGCAGTAGCGCGCAGACACGCACGCATAGTAACGGCCGGGGATCGGACAGCTCCCCGGCCGTTTCTGTTATACTGAAACCGTTATTGAGGTGAGGCATGCCCATGGCCGCGATTGAACGCTCAAAATCCATGACTGCTGACGAATTCGACCGCTTTGCATTGGCGGACGAAAACAGCGAGCGCATCCTAGAATTCATCGACGGTGAGGTCTTCGAAGTGCCAAGTAACCCGTATGCGTCAAAGATCTCCATGCGAGTTGGCGTCCTGATCGGCGTCTACCTTCTCAGGCAGCCAATAGGGCACTTGACCGGTGAAGCCGGTGGCTATCGCGTGTCAGGCGACCGGTACGCACCAGATGTTGCATTTGTTCGTCGCGACAAACAAGAAGAGGTTGCGACGGAAGGCTATAACCCGGTGCCCCCGGATCTCGCCGTCGAGGTCGAATATCCGACCAGCATCAAGTCGCAGCGCCGGCTTGAGAAGAAACTGGCACGGTACGCGGCAGACGGCACTACGGTGTGGGTCGTCTATCCCGAGACGCGAGAAGTCGAAGTCCACACGCCTAACCAGCCCGTACGGATCGTCGGCATTGACGGCGCACTCGACGGCGGCGACATCCTGCCCGGATTCACGCTCGCCGTCAGAGACATCTTCCCCGACAGTGACGCCCCAGACGTGCCCACGTCGGGCGCCTAATCCAGACCCGAAGACTTTAGCGCGTCCGCGAAGGCCGGCGAGTCGGTATCGGTGATTCGCACTTCGGGCGTGCCGTGCCACTGCGCGAAATCGTGCAGCGCGCTGTTGAGCCCCGCCACCAGCTTGTTTGTCACCTTCACACCCGTCTCGAGGTGCAGACGTCGTATCTCCAGCACCCCGTCCTTGCGATGCGCTTTCGGGTCAAGCCGCCCGACCATTTTCGCCCCGTGCAGGATCGGCAGCGTGAAGTAGCCGAACTTGCGCTTGTGCTCCGGTGTATAAACCTCGATCTTGTAGTCCATGCCGAACAACCCGAGCAGGCGTTCGCGATCCCACACCACCGGATCGAACGGTGACAGCACCGTTGTTCGACTGGCCTTCACCGCGCGGTCAGCGATCTGCTGCAACGTATCGAGATCGTCACGGTGGGCATACCACGCCTGCGGATCATCCCCGACGTGCACCTTGGTCAACGTGCCGGCCTTCACCAGTCCGGGCAGGACGCGCTTGACGTCTCCCTTCTTGATGCGGAAGTAGTCGGCCAGCCAGCGCTCTGGCGCGACGCCGAGCATGCTCACCGTGCGCTCGACCCAGTCGGCATGAATCGAGTTGACGT
This window contains:
- a CDS encoding Uma2 family endonuclease, which encodes MTADEFDRFALADENSERILEFIDGEVFEVPSNPYASKISMRVGVLIGVYLLRQPIGHLTGEAGGYRVSGDRYAPDVAFVRRDKQEEVATEGYNPVPPDLAVEVEYPTSIKSQRRLEKKLARYAADGTTVWVVYPETREVEVHTPNQPVRIVGIDGALDGGDILPGFTLAVRDIFPDSDAPDVPTSGA
- a CDS encoding YcaQ family DNA glycosylase, with protein sequence MLRLTLDHARTALLHAQGLTGRQRKVRKADLLTTIRRMGVLQIDTISVVNRSPYLVLWSRLGHYPLNWLTDLLAERKLFEYWAHAACFLPIESFGQYRRFMLERRAPDSRVNAWVSRRELQDTIEAVRKHVHENGEVRSADFERTPDARGGWWNWKSEKLALECLFDFGELMVARRENFQRIYDLQERVYPWDDAKTPDVNSIHADWVERTVSMLGVAPERWLADYFRIKKGDVKRVLPGLVKAGTLTKVHVGDDPQAWYAHRDDLDTLQQIADRAVKASRTTVLSPFDPVVWDRERLLGLFGMDYKIEVYTPEHKRKFGYFTLPILHGAKMVGRLDPKAHRKDGVLEIRRLHLETGVKVTNKLVAGLNSALHDFAQWHGTPEVRITDTDSPAFADALKSSGLD